From one Streptomyces sp. N50 genomic stretch:
- a CDS encoding ABC transporter substrate-binding protein, whose amino-acid sequence MNMSIYRHQLSRRGILAGAAAIGLTGTLAACGGSDDDSGKSSGPVKLTYWAWAPNMEKVAAIWNKKNPDITVTVSKQAAGKDIVSKLITAKKAGNAPDLIQVEYQSLPTLVSNDVLADISKYAKSAKSQFAEGLWGMVTLGTDAVYAIPQDSGPLMFFYREDLFKQHDLTVPATWDDFAKTARAAKKALPNAYLTTFSSNDPGLFAGLAQQAGAKWWTVESGGKWTVGIDDAATKKVTDFWGGLVQEGVIDNQPMYTPAWNNALNKGTNIAWVSAVWAPGVLVSSAPDTKGKWRMAPLPQWSAGEDVTGSWGGSSTGVSTDSKHAEAAAKFATWLNTDPEALAALVKEVSIYPAATKGQSGSVLTTPEFFSNQSDFYDTAAKIAATTAASAWGPNVQVAYDTFSDAFGKATKAKKAAQFDTALATMQSSTFTDMKKQGFKVTEA is encoded by the coding sequence CGATCTACCGCCACCAGTTGAGCAGGCGCGGCATCCTTGCCGGGGCAGCAGCCATCGGCCTCACCGGCACCCTCGCCGCCTGCGGCGGTTCCGACGACGACTCCGGCAAGAGCAGCGGGCCGGTGAAGCTGACCTACTGGGCCTGGGCGCCGAACATGGAGAAGGTCGCCGCGATCTGGAACAAGAAGAACCCGGACATCACGGTCACCGTCTCCAAGCAGGCCGCCGGCAAGGACATCGTCTCCAAGCTGATCACCGCGAAGAAGGCGGGCAACGCCCCCGACCTCATCCAGGTCGAGTACCAGTCGCTGCCGACGCTGGTCTCGAACGACGTCCTCGCGGACATCTCGAAGTACGCCAAGTCCGCCAAGTCCCAGTTCGCCGAGGGCCTTTGGGGCATGGTCACGCTCGGCACGGACGCGGTGTACGCGATACCGCAGGACTCCGGGCCGCTGATGTTCTTCTACCGCGAGGACCTGTTCAAGCAGCACGACCTGACGGTCCCCGCCACCTGGGACGACTTCGCCAAGACCGCCCGCGCCGCCAAGAAGGCACTCCCGAACGCCTACTTGACGACGTTCTCCTCCAACGACCCCGGATTGTTCGCGGGGTTGGCGCAGCAGGCCGGTGCCAAGTGGTGGACCGTGGAGAGCGGCGGCAAGTGGACCGTCGGCATCGACGACGCGGCCACGAAGAAGGTCACCGACTTCTGGGGCGGTCTCGTCCAGGAGGGCGTGATCGACAACCAGCCGATGTACACGCCGGCTTGGAACAACGCGCTGAACAAGGGCACCAACATCGCCTGGGTCTCCGCCGTGTGGGCGCCCGGTGTGCTCGTCAGCTCGGCCCCCGACACCAAGGGCAAGTGGCGCATGGCGCCGCTGCCGCAGTGGAGCGCGGGCGAGGACGTCACCGGCAGCTGGGGCGGCTCCTCCACCGGCGTCTCCACCGACTCCAAGCACGCCGAGGCCGCGGCCAAGTTCGCCACCTGGCTGAACACCGACCCGGAGGCGCTCGCCGCCCTGGTCAAGGAGGTCTCCATCTACCCGGCGGCCACCAAGGGCCAGTCCGGCTCGGTGCTCACCACCCCGGAGTTCTTCTCGAACCAGTCCGACTTCTACGACACGGCCGCCAAGATCGCCGCGACCACGGCCGCGTCCGCCTGGGGCCCGAACGTCCAGGTCGCCTACGACACCTTCAGCGACGCGTTCGGCAAGGCCACCAAGGCGAAGAAGGCGGCGCAGTTCGACACCGCGCTCGCGACCATGCAGTCGTCGACCTTCACCGACATGAAGAAGCAGGGCTTCAAGGTGACCGAGGCATGA
- a CDS encoding sugar ABC transporter permease: MTSTPLKGSDRLAAGPLADGTATPVRPRRLRRRGRSAPYWFLVPAVLLFAAFTVVPIGYAVWLSLHKVQVKGIGLGKGARQQVWNGIGNYTDVLNDSEFGHSVLRAFGYGLIVIPTMLGLALVFALMLDTPRARSAKFARLAIFLPYAVPGIIAALMWGFLYLPTVSPFYYLLREFNLPQPDLFDGGNLYLSFANIAVWGGTGFNMIVIYTALRSIPQEIYEAARIDGASDLKIALRIKIPIVLPSLVLTFFFSVIATLQVFTEPMALKPLTNGLSSSWSPLMAIYDAAFLRSDIYGASATAVVLALATFALSFTLLRVSDRYTREDRA; this comes from the coding sequence ATGACCAGCACTCCGCTCAAGGGCTCCGACCGGCTCGCGGCCGGGCCCTTGGCGGACGGCACCGCCACACCCGTCCGCCCCCGCCGCCTCCGTCGCCGTGGCCGCAGCGCGCCGTACTGGTTCCTCGTACCGGCCGTGCTCCTGTTCGCCGCCTTCACCGTCGTACCGATCGGGTACGCGGTGTGGCTCAGTCTCCACAAGGTCCAGGTCAAGGGCATCGGCCTCGGCAAGGGCGCCCGTCAGCAGGTCTGGAACGGCATCGGCAACTACACCGACGTCCTGAACGACTCCGAGTTCGGCCACAGCGTCCTGCGCGCCTTCGGCTACGGCCTGATCGTCATCCCCACGATGCTCGGTCTGGCGCTGGTCTTCGCGCTGATGCTGGACACCCCGCGGGCGCGCAGCGCCAAGTTCGCGCGCCTCGCGATCTTCCTGCCGTACGCCGTGCCCGGCATCATCGCGGCCCTGATGTGGGGCTTCCTCTACCTCCCGACGGTCAGCCCCTTCTACTACTTGCTCCGCGAGTTCAATCTCCCGCAGCCGGACCTGTTCGACGGCGGCAACCTGTACCTCTCCTTCGCGAACATCGCGGTGTGGGGCGGCACGGGCTTCAACATGATCGTCATCTACACCGCCCTGCGCTCGATCCCGCAGGAGATCTACGAGGCCGCCCGCATCGACGGCGCGTCCGACCTGAAGATCGCCCTGCGGATCAAGATCCCGATCGTGCTGCCCTCCCTCGTGCTCACGTTCTTCTTCTCCGTCATCGCCACGCTCCAGGTCTTCACCGAGCCCATGGCCCTCAAGCCGCTGACCAACGGCCTCTCCAGTTCCTGGAGTCCGCTGATGGCCATCTACGACGCCGCCTTCCTCAGGTCGGACATCTACGGCGCCTCCGCCACCGCCGTGGTGCTGGCCCTGGCGACCTTCGCGCTCTCCTTCACGCTGCTGCGCGTCTCCGACCGCTACACCCGGGAGGACCGGGCATGA
- a CDS encoding carbohydrate ABC transporter permease — MTPLTLTATDARPGLSKPKRTAWVPTLVLILGSLYCLIPVVWVVIAASKGRGELFSTFTFAPGSGFADNFKELSSYRDGIYWQWMANSLFYAGFGALLSAAVSAAGGYALGRFAFRGREFVFKLMLAGVLVPSIVLTVPQYLLLSKMGLADSYWSMLLPSILSPYGVYLVRIYAAASVPNELLEAARMDGASEWRIFSRIAVPMMMPGLITVFLFQFVGIWNNFLLPFVMLADDTKFPITLGLYTLLNQGASQPALYTLVIMGCFLAILPLIALFLVIQRFWSLDLLSGSVKA, encoded by the coding sequence ATGACCCCCCTCACCCTCACCGCCACCGACGCCCGCCCGGGCCTGAGCAAGCCGAAGCGCACGGCGTGGGTGCCGACCCTCGTCCTGATCCTCGGCTCCCTGTACTGCCTGATCCCCGTGGTCTGGGTGGTCATCGCGGCCAGCAAGGGCCGCGGCGAACTCTTCTCCACGTTCACCTTCGCCCCCGGCTCCGGCTTCGCCGACAACTTCAAGGAGCTGAGTTCCTACCGCGACGGCATCTACTGGCAGTGGATGGCCAACTCCCTCTTCTACGCGGGCTTCGGCGCGCTGCTCTCCGCCGCGGTCTCGGCCGCCGGCGGCTACGCACTGGGCCGATTCGCCTTCAGGGGACGGGAGTTCGTCTTCAAGCTGATGCTGGCCGGCGTCCTGGTCCCGAGCATCGTGCTGACAGTCCCCCAGTACCTCCTCCTGTCGAAGATGGGCCTGGCCGACTCGTACTGGTCGATGCTCCTCCCGTCGATCCTCTCCCCCTACGGCGTCTACCTCGTCCGTATCTACGCGGCCGCGTCCGTCCCCAACGAACTCCTCGAAGCGGCCCGTATGGACGGCGCGAGCGAGTGGCGGATCTTCTCGCGGATCGCGGTGCCGATGATGATGCCGGGCCTCATCACGGTGTTCCTGTTCCAGTTCGTCGGCATCTGGAACAACTTCCTGCTGCCGTTCGTGATGCTCGCGGACGACACCAAGTTCCCGATCACACTGGGCCTTTACACCCTGCTCAACCAGGGCGCCTCCCAACCGGCGCTCTACACCCTGGTCATCATGGGCTGCTTCCTCGCGATCCTGCCGCTGATCGCACTGTTCCTGGTGATCCAGCGGTTCTGGTCCCTGGACCTCCTGAGCGGATCGGTCAAGGCTTGA
- a CDS encoding LacI family DNA-binding transcriptional regulator has product MTTSPNGRRKPPTIHDVAREAGVSRGTVSRFLNGGHYVSPAARTAVETAIRKTGYVVNRHARSLSTGRSDSVAFLLTEPQEKFFEDPNFNVLLRGCTEHLARHDIPLLLMLASSKDERRRLTRYITSGHVDGVLLVSNHSGDPVAAELRDAGIPLVACGKPLGTASKYSYVAAADRDGAQEMVRHLIAGGRRRIGMVTGPLDAPGGPDRLAGYRDVLTEAGLPHDPTLVVEGDYRRTGGEEAARRLLAQAPDIDAVFVASDLMALGVVNTLQQCGRSVPDDIAVGGFDDSAAATSITPALTTMRQPYDRISAEMVRMLLAQIAGEDTAGVILPTELVVRESA; this is encoded by the coding sequence ATGACCACCAGTCCGAACGGACGCCGCAAACCGCCCACCATCCACGACGTGGCCCGGGAGGCAGGGGTCTCCCGGGGGACCGTCTCACGGTTCCTGAACGGCGGTCACTACGTCTCGCCCGCCGCGCGCACCGCCGTGGAGACGGCGATCAGGAAGACGGGCTACGTCGTCAACCGGCACGCCCGTTCCCTGAGCACCGGGCGCTCGGACTCGGTGGCGTTCCTCCTCACCGAGCCGCAGGAGAAGTTCTTCGAGGACCCCAACTTCAATGTCCTGCTGCGGGGTTGCACCGAACACCTGGCCCGCCACGACATCCCGCTCCTGCTGATGCTGGCCTCGTCGAAGGACGAACGCCGCCGCCTGACCCGGTACATCACCTCGGGCCACGTGGACGGCGTCCTCCTCGTCTCCAACCACAGCGGAGACCCGGTCGCGGCCGAACTCCGGGACGCGGGAATCCCGTTGGTGGCCTGCGGCAAGCCGCTGGGAACGGCCTCCAAATACAGCTACGTGGCCGCAGCCGACCGCGACGGCGCCCAGGAGATGGTCCGCCACCTCATCGCCGGCGGCCGCCGCCGCATCGGCATGGTCACCGGCCCGCTCGACGCACCGGGCGGCCCCGACCGCCTGGCGGGTTACAGGGACGTCCTCACCGAGGCAGGCCTCCCGCACGACCCGACCCTCGTCGTGGAGGGCGACTACCGCCGCACGGGCGGCGAGGAAGCGGCCCGACGCCTCCTCGCCCAGGCCCCGGACATAGACGCGGTCTTCGTGGCGTCCGACCTGATGGCCCTCGGGGTGGTCAACACCCTTCAGCAGTGCGGCCGTTCGGTCCCGGATGACATCGCTGTCGGAGGCTTCGACGACTCGGCGGCGGCCACGTCCATCACCCCGGCCCTGACGACCATGCGCCAGCCCTACGACCGCATCAGCGCCGAGATGGTGAGGATGCTCCTCGCCCAGATCGCCGGCGAGGACACGGCGGGCGTGATTCTGCCTACGGAACTGGTGGTACGGGAGTCGGCATAA
- a CDS encoding HAD family hydrolase, whose protein sequence is MAAPLAYALIATDLDGTLLRGDDTLSDRSRAVLRRVAEAGARHLVVTGRPAPRVRPLLEDLGSRGLAVCGQGAQLYDAGADRLLWSVTLDRELAETALGKIEAEVGQVYAAVDQDGVDGLTLIEPGYLMPHPTLPAVRVGRRDDLWCEPISKVLLRHPALEDDELASTARSVVGSLASVTMSGPGTVELQPLGITKATGLALAARHLGLTPSDTIAFGDMPNDIPMFDWAAHGVAMANAHPELKAVADEVTSSNEDDGIALVLERLLSEGF, encoded by the coding sequence ATGGCCGCACCCCTCGCATATGCACTGATCGCCACCGACCTGGACGGAACGCTGCTGCGCGGCGACGACACACTCTCCGACCGGTCCCGCGCCGTACTGCGGCGGGTGGCGGAGGCCGGCGCCCGGCACCTCGTCGTCACCGGCAGGCCGGCCCCGAGGGTGCGACCGCTGCTCGAAGACCTCGGCTCCAGGGGGCTCGCGGTGTGCGGACAGGGCGCGCAGTTGTACGACGCCGGCGCGGACCGTCTGCTCTGGTCGGTCACCCTGGACCGGGAGTTGGCGGAGACCGCGCTCGGCAAGATCGAGGCGGAGGTGGGCCAGGTGTACGCGGCGGTGGACCAGGACGGCGTGGACGGCCTCACCCTGATCGAGCCCGGCTACTTGATGCCGCACCCCACGCTCCCGGCGGTACGGGTGGGCCGACGGGACGACCTCTGGTGCGAACCCATCAGCAAGGTGTTGCTCCGTCACCCGGCCCTGGAGGACGACGAGTTGGCCTCCACGGCCCGCTCGGTGGTCGGTTCCCTGGCCTCGGTCACCATGTCGGGCCCCGGCACCGTCGAACTCCAGCCACTCGGCATCACCAAGGCGACGGGACTGGCCCTGGCGGCCCGCCACTTGGGCCTGACCCCGTCCGACACCATCGCCTTCGGCGACATGCCGAACGACATCCCCATGTTCGACTGGGCAGCACACGGAGTGGCGATGGCCAACGCCCACCCCGAACTCAAGGCAGTCGCGGACGAGGTGACGTCGTCGAACGAGGACGACGGAATCGCCCTGGTACTCGAAAGACTCCTCAGCGAGGGCTTTTAG
- a CDS encoding transglycosylase SLT domain-containing protein, producing MPATAQSRRARLVRRVAIAGTGVAILALPVVGATTASAATTASTTTAGYSNTLDGWIRESLAIMAQKGIPGTYNGIYRNVIRESSGNPYAINNWDSNAAAGTPSKGLLQVIDPTFNAYHVAGTSFDPYDPVANITAACNYAAAVYGSIDNVYGAY from the coding sequence ATGCCTGCAACCGCTCAGTCCCGCCGCGCCCGCCTCGTCCGCCGTGTCGCCATCGCCGGTACCGGTGTCGCGATCCTCGCGCTGCCTGTCGTCGGGGCGACCACCGCGTCCGCGGCCACCACCGCCTCGACCACCACCGCCGGGTACTCCAACACCCTGGACGGGTGGATCCGGGAGTCGCTCGCGATCATGGCGCAGAAGGGGATTCCGGGTACGTACAACGGGATCTACCGGAATGTGATCCGTGAGTCTTCCGGTAACCCGTACGCGATCAACAACTGGGACTCCAACGCGGCGGCCGGTACGCCGTCGAAGGGGTTGCTTCAGGTGATCGACCCGACGTTCAACGCGTATCACGTTGCCGGGACTTCGTTTGATCCGTATGACCCGGTTGCGAACATCACGGCTGCTTGTAACTACGCGGCGGCGGTGTACGGGTCTATCGACAACGTTTACGGGGCTTACTAG
- a CDS encoding CocE/NonD family hydrolase, with translation MRIRTSFPHETTHEDIRIPMPDGTRLYARVWRPVTDEPVPALLEYLPYRLTDWTAPRDAQRHPWYAGHGYASVRVDVRGHGNSEGAPGDEYDAQELADGVEVVNWLAAQPWCTGRIGMFGISWGGFNSLQIAALAPEPLKAIVTVCSTDDRYDNDVHYMGGSALAVDLHAWAATMLAFVARPPDPEYAGLVWRDLWLKRLEQIDPFIHTWLAHQLRDDYWKHGSVCEDYGAIDAAVLAVGGWHDPYRDTVLRLVEHLPADRVRGLIGPWSHQYPDRGLPPGPAIGFLQETLRWWDQHLKGIDTGVMSDPLLRAYVSDSHPPATVYDTLPGRWVGEPAWPSPHVKTTTYGLRGAPVLVRSPMHTGVDAGRFFPFGNDADLPPDQRDEDARSACFEFEVPAETWVLGRPRVRLRLTCEVPRGQVIARLCDVAPDGSSTLVTRGVLNLSARHGRDRAVPWTPGATEDVTFELNGIGHAFPPGHRIRLAVSSAYWPWIWPQPESSAGFTLDPEGSALELPVREQELSEDIRFEEPEEAEPLGVNYPATLDEPRPERLVLRDVAKGEWRLEVDPRYGGTRVYPDGLEFTEDALETYTIDESDPLSARTLSEWSIRLHRPELGWDTSVRTRSEITCDETDFLTSNEVICTEGGEVIFHRTWEKRIPRTAS, from the coding sequence ATGCGCATCCGTACGTCCTTCCCCCACGAGACGACCCACGAGGACATCCGCATCCCGATGCCCGACGGAACACGCCTCTACGCGCGCGTGTGGCGCCCGGTGACGGACGAACCCGTCCCCGCGCTCCTCGAATACCTCCCGTACCGCCTGACCGACTGGACCGCGCCCCGGGACGCCCAGCGCCACCCCTGGTACGCGGGCCACGGCTACGCCTCCGTCCGGGTCGACGTACGCGGGCACGGCAACAGTGAGGGTGCCCCCGGCGACGAGTACGACGCCCAGGAACTCGCCGACGGCGTGGAAGTCGTCAACTGGCTTGCCGCGCAGCCCTGGTGCACCGGCAGGATCGGCATGTTCGGCATCTCCTGGGGCGGCTTCAACTCCCTCCAGATCGCCGCCCTCGCACCGGAGCCCCTGAAGGCGATCGTCACCGTCTGCTCCACCGACGACCGCTACGACAACGACGTGCACTACATGGGCGGTTCGGCCCTCGCCGTCGACCTGCACGCCTGGGCGGCCACCATGCTCGCCTTCGTCGCCCGCCCGCCGGACCCCGAGTACGCGGGCCTGGTCTGGCGCGACCTGTGGCTCAAACGCCTCGAACAGATCGACCCGTTCATCCACACCTGGCTCGCCCACCAGCTCCGCGACGACTACTGGAAGCACGGCAGCGTCTGCGAGGACTACGGCGCGATCGACGCGGCCGTCCTCGCGGTCGGCGGCTGGCACGACCCGTACCGCGACACGGTCCTCCGGCTCGTCGAACACCTCCCGGCGGACCGCGTACGCGGCCTGATCGGCCCCTGGTCCCACCAGTACCCGGACCGCGGCCTCCCGCCCGGCCCCGCGATCGGCTTCCTCCAGGAGACCCTCCGCTGGTGGGACCAGCACCTCAAGGGCATCGACACGGGAGTCATGTCGGACCCCCTCCTACGGGCCTACGTCAGCGACTCCCACCCCCCGGCCACGGTCTACGACACCCTCCCGGGCCGTTGGGTCGGCGAACCCGCGTGGCCCTCGCCGCACGTGAAGACGACGACGTACGGCCTCCGGGGCGCCCCTGTCCTGGTCCGCTCCCCCATGCACACCGGTGTGGACGCGGGCCGTTTCTTCCCCTTCGGCAACGACGCCGATCTGCCGCCGGACCAGCGGGACGAGGACGCGCGGTCGGCCTGCTTCGAGTTCGAGGTACCGGCCGAGACGTGGGTGCTGGGGCGGCCGCGGGTACGGCTGCGGCTGACGTGTGAGGTACCGCGCGGGCAGGTGATCGCCCGGCTCTGCGATGTCGCCCCGGACGGTTCGTCGACCCTGGTCACCCGGGGCGTGCTCAACCTGTCGGCGCGGCACGGGCGGGACCGGGCGGTGCCGTGGACCCCCGGGGCCACCGAGGACGTGACCTTCGAGCTGAACGGCATCGGGCACGCGTTTCCGCCGGGGCATCGGATCCGGCTCGCGGTGTCGTCGGCGTACTGGCCGTGGATCTGGCCGCAGCCGGAGTCTTCGGCGGGGTTCACGCTGGACCCGGAGGGGAGTGCGCTCGAACTCCCGGTTCGGGAGCAGGAGTTGTCGGAGGATATTCGGTTCGAGGAGCCGGAGGAAGCCGAGCCGCTCGGGGTCAACTACCCGGCCACGCTGGACGAACCGCGGCCCGAGCGGCTGGTCCTGCGGGATGTGGCGAAGGGTGAGTGGCGGCTCGAAGTCGACCCTCGGTACGGCGGCACGCGCGTGTATCCGGACGGGTTGGAGTTCACCGAGGACGCGTTGGAGACGTACACGATCGACGAGTCCGACCCCTTGTCCGCGCGCACCCTCTCGGAGTGGTCGATCCGGCTGCACCGGCCGGAGCTGGGGTGGGACACGAGCGTGCGTACGCGGTCGGAGATTACTTGCGACGAAACGGACTTTCTTACCTCAAACGAGGTGATCTGCACCGAGGGTGGAGAAGTGATCTTCCACCGCACTTGGGAGAAAAGGATTCCGAGAACTGCCAGTTGA
- a CDS encoding peptide MFS transporter — protein sequence MVSRTALEAQPDNEPPPEDDHAFFGQPRGLLTLSGLEVWERFSFLGMQAILVLYFADTVAHGGMGMSSGTAASVSAAYGTLVYLVSVAGGWLADRILGSYRAVLWGGILIACGHYAMAVPTPTMTWVGLGLISAGTGLLKPNVATMVGKLYRTADERRDAGFALYYMAINIGAFAGPLITGWLGDHKGWHWGFSAAAVGMTFGLIQYVAGRRHLAGRRNTAEFALAPDALRRAVKLIVVGILAAAVLATCLALAGWLTMGRFVDLLTVISVVAPVVFFTVMFTSPRVTPEERGRLRPYIVLFLASTVFNFILFQAYSTMMLLAASNAETTILGFDFPASWYASALGAFEVGLAPVVAALWVRMGRRQPHASNKIAIGVVLGGLSFLLMVLPTSGHSGDAYRMSAWWIVGSYFLLGLGDILLETSGMSATTKLAPAAFSSQTMSLWFLSLALANGIQAQTVKLYDDVSKPAYFGVNGAIAVAAGLAVMAAAPWLRRTMHPVH from the coding sequence ATGGTGTCTCGAACCGCGCTCGAAGCCCAGCCCGACAACGAACCGCCCCCCGAGGACGACCACGCCTTCTTCGGCCAGCCCAGGGGCCTGCTCACGCTCTCCGGGCTCGAGGTCTGGGAGCGGTTCTCGTTCCTCGGCATGCAGGCCATCCTCGTCCTCTACTTCGCGGATACCGTCGCGCACGGCGGCATGGGCATGTCGTCCGGAACGGCCGCGTCCGTGTCGGCAGCCTACGGAACGCTGGTCTATCTCGTCTCGGTCGCGGGCGGCTGGCTCGCGGACCGCATCCTCGGCTCGTACCGCGCGGTGCTGTGGGGCGGCATCCTGATCGCCTGCGGGCACTACGCGATGGCGGTCCCCACCCCCACGATGACCTGGGTCGGCCTCGGCCTGATCAGTGCCGGCACCGGCCTGCTCAAGCCCAACGTGGCCACCATGGTCGGCAAGCTCTACCGCACCGCCGACGAGCGCCGGGACGCCGGTTTCGCGCTCTACTACATGGCGATCAACATCGGTGCCTTCGCGGGCCCGCTGATCACCGGCTGGCTCGGCGACCACAAGGGCTGGCACTGGGGTTTCTCGGCGGCCGCGGTCGGCATGACCTTCGGGCTCATCCAGTACGTCGCGGGCCGCCGTCACCTGGCCGGTCGCAGGAACACCGCGGAGTTCGCGCTCGCGCCGGACGCGCTGCGCCGCGCGGTGAAGCTGATCGTCGTAGGCATCCTGGCGGCCGCCGTGCTCGCGACCTGCCTGGCCCTCGCCGGCTGGCTCACGATGGGCCGCTTCGTCGACCTGCTCACCGTCATCTCGGTCGTCGCGCCCGTCGTGTTCTTCACGGTGATGTTCACGAGCCCGCGCGTGACCCCCGAGGAACGCGGCCGCCTGCGCCCGTACATCGTGCTGTTCCTGGCCTCCACGGTCTTCAACTTCATTCTCTTCCAGGCCTATTCGACGATGATGCTGCTGGCCGCGTCGAACGCCGAGACCACCATCCTCGGCTTCGACTTCCCCGCCAGCTGGTACGCGAGCGCGCTCGGCGCCTTCGAGGTCGGGCTCGCGCCCGTGGTCGCCGCGCTCTGGGTCCGCATGGGCCGCCGCCAGCCGCACGCCTCCAACAAGATCGCGATCGGCGTCGTGCTCGGCGGCCTCTCCTTCCTGCTGATGGTCCTGCCGACCAGCGGGCACAGCGGCGACGCCTACCGCATGTCCGCCTGGTGGATCGTCGGCTCGTACTTCCTGCTCGGGCTCGGCGACATCCTCCTGGAGACCTCCGGCATGTCGGCCACCACGAAGCTCGCCCCGGCCGCCTTCTCCAGCCAGACCATGTCCCTCTGGTTCCTGTCCCTCGCCCTCGCGAACGGCATCCAGGCCCAGACGGTGAAGCTCTACGACGACGTCTCCAAGCCGGCCTACTTCGGCGTCAACGGCGCGATCGCGGTGGCCGCGGGCCTCGCGGTGATGGCCGCCGCGCCGTGGCTGCGCCGCACCATGCACCCGGTCCACTGA
- a CDS encoding polyprenyl synthetase family protein: MTVVGPFGLSVRDQALEADVQAGLTAVEEGLLEATKSEVPFITEAAQHLVRAGGKRFRPLLVMLAAQFGDPYAPGVVPSAVVVELTHLATLYHDDVMDEATVRRGVESANVRWGNSVAVLTGDFLFARASHTLADLGPEAVRVQAEAFERLVTGQILETAGPSDGRDPVEHYLDVLGGKTGSLVAVACRFGAMMSGCDDTVVDVLTQYGERLGVAFQLADDVLDIASDGEESGKTPGTDLREGIPTLPVLLLRERAERLGLAEDIALCELLDSDLTDDARHAEALARLRVHPALEQARRDTVRYVEDARAALAPLPECDAKVALLEMCDAVVHRAG, from the coding sequence GTGACCGTCGTCGGGCCGTTCGGGCTGAGCGTGCGGGACCAGGCTCTGGAAGCCGATGTCCAGGCCGGATTGACGGCCGTCGAGGAGGGTCTGCTCGAAGCCACCAAGAGCGAGGTCCCCTTCATCACGGAGGCCGCCCAGCACCTCGTGCGCGCGGGCGGGAAGCGGTTCCGGCCGCTCCTCGTGATGCTCGCCGCGCAGTTCGGCGATCCGTACGCGCCGGGTGTCGTGCCCTCGGCCGTGGTCGTCGAGCTGACCCACCTCGCCACGCTGTACCACGACGACGTCATGGACGAGGCGACCGTACGGCGCGGGGTGGAGAGCGCCAACGTCCGCTGGGGCAACTCGGTCGCGGTCCTCACCGGCGACTTCCTGTTCGCGCGCGCGTCGCACACCCTGGCCGACCTCGGCCCCGAGGCGGTGCGGGTGCAGGCCGAGGCGTTCGAACGGCTGGTCACCGGCCAGATCCTGGAGACCGCGGGACCCTCCGACGGGCGCGACCCGGTCGAGCACTACCTCGACGTGCTCGGCGGCAAGACCGGCTCCCTGGTCGCGGTCGCGTGCCGCTTCGGCGCGATGATGTCCGGCTGCGACGACACGGTCGTGGACGTCCTCACCCAGTACGGCGAGCGCCTCGGCGTCGCCTTCCAGCTCGCCGACGACGTCCTGGACATCGCCTCCGACGGGGAGGAGTCCGGCAAGACCCCGGGCACGGACCTGCGCGAGGGCATCCCCACGCTGCCGGTGCTGCTGCTCCGCGAGCGGGCGGAGCGCCTCGGTCTCGCCGAGGACATCGCCCTGTGCGAGCTGCTCGACTCCGACCTCACGGACGACGCCCGGCACGCCGAGGCCCTCGCCCGGCTCCGCGTCCACCCGGCCCTGGAGCAGGCCCGCCGCGACACCGTCCGCTACGTGGAGGACGCCCGCGCGGCGCTCGCTCCGCTCCCCGAGTGCGACGCCAAGGTCGCCCTGCTGGAGATGTGCGACGCGGTGGTGCACCGGGCGGGCTGA